Below is a genomic region from Sphingomonas phyllosphaerae.
CCCGTCACCGGCGACTATAGCCGCGGTGCGGCCGGCTTCGCGATCCGCGGCGGCGAGATCGTCGCGCCGGTCGCCGGCTTCACGATCGCGGGCAATCTGCTCGCCATGTACCGTGCGCTCACCCCCGCCAACGACCTCGTGTTCCGGCAGGGCGTCAACGTGCCGACGCTGCGGATCGACGGGATGACGGTCGCCGGTGGCTGACCCCGCCGCTCCTGCTCTCGCTCCCGACCCCGGTCTGGTCGCAGCGGTCGCCGCGGTCGCGCGCGACGCCGGGCAGATGGCGCTTGCGCGCTGGCGCACCGATTTCGCGCGCTGGGAAAAGTCGGAAGGCAGCCCGGTGTGCGAGGTCGACCTCGACGTCGACCGGATGCTCCGCGCGCGGCTCGGCGCGCTGCTCCCCGACGCCGGTTGGCTGTCGGAGGAAACCGCCGACAATGCCGATCGGCTCGCGTGCCGCCGCGTCTGGGTGGTCGATCCGATCGACGGCACCCGCGACTATATCCGCGGGCGCACCGGCTGGTGCGTGTCGATCGCGCTGGTCGAGGACGGTCGCCCGGTGATCGGCGTGCTCGACGCTCCCGCGCGCGAGGAAGTGTGGTGCGCCACCGCCCCCGGCGGCGCGACCCGCAACGGCGCGCGCGTCACCGCCGGCGGACGGCTGACCCTGCCGGGCGCGCGCGTCCCCGTCGACGCGCTCCCCAAGGTCGACCGCGACCTGACCGCGGTCGAGAAACCGAACTCGATCGCCTTGCGCGTCGCGATGGTCGCCGCCGACCATGCCGATCTGGTCGCGACGCTGCGCTGGGGCAACGAATGGGACATCGCCGCCGCGGTGCTGGTGGCGAGCGCGGCCGGCGCCTCGGTCAGCGACGCGGTCGGCGCGCCGCTGGTCTTCAACAAGCCCGACCCGCGCGCCTATGGCGTACTCGTCAGCACCGCCGGCATCCACGACGCCGCCATCCTCCGCCTCGCCGACCGCGTGAAGGCGGCGCTGGGCTGACGCCTTCTGCCGTCATCCCGGACTTGATCCGGGATCCCGCTTCTCGCCGAAGCCACCACCCCGGCGAACGCCGGGGCCCAGTTGGGAAGGCCGACGACACGAAGCGCGACTTGCATCATCAGCGTTCCCCACCTGGGCCCCGGCCTCCGCCGGGGCGTTGAAATGGGGGCAGTGACGGGTCAGTGGCGAGGCTCCACCCTACATCAACAACCGCACACCGACGATCAGCAGCACCACCGCCAATGCCGGCGTCACCACGCGCTCAGGCAGCCGGTCGGTCAGCCGCGCGCCAAGGATCACCCCCGGCACCGACCCCAGCAACAACGACCCCAGCAACGGCAGGTTGATGTTCCCGATCACCGCATGACCGATCCCGCCGATCAGCGCGACCGGCACCGCGTGCAGAATATCCGTCCCCACCAGCCGCTTGGCGTTCAACCGGAACGGATAGAGCATCAGCAACAGCGTCGCCCCCAACGCCCCCGCCCCCACCGACGTCAGCGTGATCAGCGTCCCCAGCAACGCCCCCGCCGCCGCGGTCAGCAACGGCTGCCAGCGCAGCAGCGCCTCGGTCCGCGCGCCCTCGGCCCGCGCGAACCGCCGCGCCAGTGTCGCGCGGAACGGCGTCAGCAGCGCGGAGATCACCAGCGTCACCCCCAGCACG
It encodes:
- a CDS encoding 3'(2'),5'-bisphosphate nucleotidase CysQ → MADPAAPALAPDPGLVAAVAAVARDAGQMALARWRTDFARWEKSEGSPVCEVDLDVDRMLRARLGALLPDAGWLSEETADNADRLACRRVWVVDPIDGTRDYIRGRTGWCVSIALVEDGRPVIGVLDAPAREEVWCATAPGGATRNGARVTAGGRLTLPGARVPVDALPKVDRDLTAVEKPNSIALRVAMVAADHADLVATLRWGNEWDIAAAVLVASAAGASVSDAVGAPLVFNKPDPRAYGVLVSTAGIHDAAILRLADRVKAALG
- a CDS encoding sulfite exporter TauE/SafE family protein produces the protein MDLLSTLAGFLVGTIVGLTGVGGGSLMSPLLILLFGVAPTTAVGTDLWFAAITKIVGGTMHHRQNNADWAIVRRLCWGSLPAVAITLWWLSSHGHKAESNGLIVRVLGVTLVISALLTPFRATLARRFARAEGARTEALLRWQPLLTAAAGALLGTLITLTSVGAGALGATLLLMLYPFRLNAKRLVGTDILHAVPVALIGGIGHAVIGNINLPLLGSLLLGSVPGVILGARLTDRLPERVVTPALAVVLLIVGVRLLM